From Acidimicrobiales bacterium, a single genomic window includes:
- a CDS encoding MBL fold metallo-hydrolase, translating to MTLHYEDTQAEIHRVVVGPMDNNVYVLRCRETGEAVLLDAANEHERLLDLCRDLGVRRVLETHGHWDHIQAVPAVRDAGYDVGVTQADAGMLPSYDFILEDDTVITVGRLRLRTIHTPGHTPGSMSFRLEGSPVLFSGDTLFPGGPGATKFEGGDFPTIIRSIEDRLFSRLEPEVVVLPGHGDDTTIGTERPHLQEWVDRGW from the coding sequence ATGACCCTTCACTACGAGGACACCCAGGCCGAGATCCACCGGGTCGTCGTCGGCCCCATGGACAACAACGTCTACGTCCTGCGGTGCCGGGAGACCGGGGAGGCGGTTCTGCTGGACGCCGCCAACGAGCACGAGCGGCTCCTGGACCTGTGCCGGGACCTCGGGGTCCGCCGGGTGCTGGAGACCCACGGCCACTGGGACCACATCCAGGCCGTGCCGGCCGTCCGGGACGCCGGCTACGACGTCGGCGTCACCCAGGCCGACGCCGGCATGCTGCCCTCCTACGACTTCATCCTCGAGGACGACACCGTCATCACGGTGGGACGGCTCCGCCTCCGCACCATCCACACCCCGGGCCACACGCCGGGCTCGATGTCGTTCCGGCTGGAGGGATCACCCGTGCTGTTCAGCGGGGACACGCTGTTCCCGGGAGGCCCAGGGGCCACCAAGTTCGAGGGCGGGGACTTCCCGACGATCATCCGCTCGATCGAGGACCGCCTGTTCTCCCGCCTCGAGCCCGAGGTGGTCGTCCTTCCCGGCCACGGTGACGACACGACCATCGGAACCGAGCGCCCCCACCTCCAGGAGTGGGTCGACCGCGGCTGGTGA
- a CDS encoding glycogen debranching N-terminal domain-containing protein yields MQTRVVLVEGSCFAVSAAGGEIGVDPLDGLYYQDRRLVSRLEVRVNGVRPEPLGATVTDRPTGEVVDPSDATFVYRAHSGAAPGEPTLLLSRRRLVGRGMREDLELRNYGREAAYCSLEVLIDSDFAEVLAAKLGGLGDGSGGKAPAGGAGEDQGAHPTVAGGQVWTDVEPGALAIHWQRGPSRRGVRVAFGAGAKVDAAGASFELIVAAGGSWSTCIEVSPLVDAEVVVPRHRCGEPVERTVPMERLARWRRQVPMVTTDHVGFESTLARSAEDLGSLRLFDPDHPERLIVAGGLPWAMTLVGRDALLASWMALPLDPDLALGVLQTLARFQGRDVDPRTEEEPGRILHHMRFGDATHLSLDAGQSYYGTADASPLFVMLLGELRRWGLAREIVDELLPHADRALEWVTQFGDRDGDGYVEYQRATDRGLPNQGWKESPTAVRSADGSVAETPIALCEVQAYVYAGYVARGHFAREAGDEAAASVWFGRAAALKEAFNRDFWLPHRGWYAMALDARKQPADALASNVGHCLWTGIVDEDKADEMAKRLVSPEMLSGWGVRTLASSMAGYNPMSLHCGSVWPHDAAIVAAGLMRYGYVEEAVRVVMQLVDAAEACRGRLPELYCGLGRDELPAVLAHPTACAPHALASSVPLLLLRTLLRLDPWVPQGKVWLSPVVPEEMGDIVVDRVPLGGGRVRIEAHGGSLKVEGMPAGLEVVQAGRSPVTAG; encoded by the coding sequence GTGCAGACCCGGGTGGTTCTGGTCGAAGGGTCCTGCTTCGCTGTTTCGGCGGCAGGCGGGGAGATCGGCGTCGACCCCCTCGACGGCCTCTACTACCAGGACCGCCGGCTGGTCTCCCGCCTCGAGGTCCGCGTCAACGGGGTCCGACCCGAGCCCCTCGGGGCGACGGTCACCGACCGGCCGACCGGGGAGGTCGTCGATCCGTCCGACGCCACCTTCGTCTACCGGGCCCACTCGGGAGCGGCCCCGGGTGAGCCCACCCTCCTCCTCTCCCGCCGCCGGCTGGTGGGCCGGGGCATGCGAGAGGACCTCGAGCTCCGGAACTACGGCCGGGAGGCGGCCTACTGCTCGCTAGAGGTGCTGATCGACTCGGACTTCGCCGAGGTGCTGGCGGCGAAGCTCGGGGGCCTCGGGGACGGGTCGGGGGGGAAGGCGCCGGCGGGCGGGGCCGGAGAGGACCAGGGCGCCCACCCCACGGTGGCGGGCGGGCAGGTGTGGACCGACGTCGAGCCCGGCGCCCTGGCCATCCACTGGCAGCGGGGGCCCTCCCGACGGGGCGTGCGGGTGGCGTTCGGCGCCGGCGCCAAGGTCGACGCCGCCGGGGCGTCCTTCGAGCTGATCGTGGCCGCGGGCGGATCGTGGTCGACCTGCATCGAGGTGAGCCCGCTGGTCGACGCCGAGGTGGTGGTCCCCCGGCACCGCTGCGGGGAGCCGGTGGAGCGCACCGTCCCCATGGAGCGGCTGGCCCGCTGGCGCCGGCAGGTGCCGATGGTGACGACCGACCACGTCGGCTTCGAGTCGACGCTGGCGCGCAGCGCCGAGGATCTCGGCTCGCTGCGGCTGTTCGATCCCGACCACCCGGAGCGGCTGATCGTCGCCGGGGGCCTGCCGTGGGCCATGACCCTCGTCGGCCGCGACGCCCTGCTCGCGTCGTGGATGGCCCTGCCCCTCGACCCCGACCTGGCCCTCGGTGTGTTGCAGACGTTGGCCCGCTTCCAGGGCCGCGACGTCGACCCCCGCACCGAGGAGGAGCCGGGCCGGATCCTGCACCACATGCGATTCGGCGACGCCACCCACCTCTCCCTCGACGCCGGCCAGTCGTACTACGGCACCGCCGACGCCAGCCCCCTGTTCGTGATGCTGCTCGGAGAGCTGCGCCGGTGGGGCCTGGCCCGTGAGATCGTCGACGAGCTGCTTCCCCACGCCGACCGCGCCCTCGAGTGGGTAACGCAGTTCGGCGACCGCGACGGGGACGGCTACGTCGAGTACCAGCGCGCCACCGACCGGGGCCTGCCCAACCAGGGCTGGAAGGAGAGCCCGACCGCTGTCCGCTCGGCGGACGGCTCGGTGGCCGAGACGCCGATCGCCCTCTGCGAGGTCCAGGCCTACGTGTACGCCGGCTATGTGGCGCGGGGCCACTTCGCCCGGGAGGCGGGGGACGAGGCCGCGGCCTCGGTCTGGTTCGGGCGCGCCGCCGCCCTGAAGGAAGCATTCAACCGCGACTTCTGGCTGCCGCACCGGGGCTGGTACGCCATGGCCCTCGACGCCCGCAAGCAGCCGGCCGACGCCCTGGCGTCGAACGTCGGTCACTGCCTCTGGACCGGGATAGTCGACGAGGACAAGGCCGACGAGATGGCGAAGCGGCTGGTTTCGCCCGAGATGCTCTCGGGATGGGGCGTGCGCACCCTCGCCTCGTCCATGGCGGGCTACAACCCGATGAGCCTGCACTGCGGGTCCGTCTGGCCCCACGATGCCGCCATCGTGGCCGCCGGCCTGATGCGCTACGGCTACGTCGAGGAGGCGGTGCGGGTGGTCATGCAGCTCGTCGACGCCGCCGAGGCGTGCCGGGGCCGGCTGCCCGAGCTGTACTGCGGCCTCGGTAGGGACGAGCTCCCGGCCGTGCTGGCCCACCCCACCGCCTGTGCGCCCCACGCCCTGGCCTCGTCCGTTCCCCTCCTGCTGCTCCGCACCCTGCTCCGCCTCGACCCCTGGGTGCCCCAGGGCAAGGTGTGGCTGTCCCCCGTGGTCCCCGAGGAGATGGGGGACATCGTCGTCGACCGGGTGCCGCTCGGCGGGGGCCGGGTCCGCATCGAGGCCCACGGAGGATCGCTCAAGGTGGAGGGGATGCCGGCGGGCCTCGAGGTGGTCCAGGCCGGGCGCAGCCCGGTCACCGCCGGCTAG
- the sufC gene encoding Fe-S cluster assembly ATPase SufC: MTTPLFQVEGLEVTAEGAPILRGVDLTVGEGEVHALMGPNGSGKSTLANALLGNPTYVVTAGRILYRGEDITAWPTDVRAKAGVFLAFQYPEEIAGVPVVQFLRQALSARKGMELSVLELRVAIMEWMERLGMDRSFGDRYLNEGFSGGEKKRNEILQMAILEPEMAILDETDSGLDIDALRTVAEGVGQVRRVRPGLGVLLITHYQRILGYLRPDRVHILMDGRVVASGGPELAERLEREGYEAWRPGSPTLEAS, translated from the coding sequence GTGACGACCCCCCTGTTCCAGGTCGAGGGCCTGGAGGTGACGGCCGAGGGCGCCCCCATCCTCCGGGGCGTCGACCTGACCGTCGGCGAGGGGGAGGTCCACGCCCTGATGGGGCCCAACGGCTCGGGGAAGTCGACCTTGGCGAACGCCCTCCTGGGCAACCCGACCTACGTGGTCACCGCCGGGCGGATCCTGTACCGGGGAGAGGACATCACCGCCTGGCCCACCGACGTGCGGGCCAAGGCCGGCGTGTTCCTCGCCTTCCAGTACCCCGAGGAGATCGCCGGGGTCCCGGTCGTCCAGTTCCTGCGCCAGGCCCTGTCGGCCCGCAAGGGGATGGAGCTGTCGGTGCTCGAGCTCCGGGTGGCGATCATGGAGTGGATGGAGCGCCTCGGGATGGACCGCTCGTTCGGAGACCGCTACCTGAACGAGGGCTTCTCGGGCGGGGAGAAGAAGCGCAACGAGATCCTGCAGATGGCCATCCTCGAGCCGGAGATGGCGATACTCGACGAGACCGACTCCGGGCTCGACATCGACGCCCTGCGCACCGTGGCCGAGGGGGTCGGGCAGGTCCGCCGGGTCCGGCCCGGCCTCGGCGTGCTCCTGATCACCCACTACCAGCGGATCCTCGGCTACCTCCGCCCCGACCGGGTGCACATATTGATGGACGGGCGCGTCGTCGCCAGCGGCGGGCCCGAGCTGGCCGAGCGCCTCGAGCGCGAGGGATACGAGGCGTGGCGGCCGGGCAGCCCGACGCTGGAGGCGTCGTGA
- a CDS encoding SufS family cysteine desulfurase, translating into MTSIDVAAVKADFPILGREVNGHRLVYLDSASSSQKPRPVVDAMTRYYETTHANVHRGVYTIAEEATRLFEEGRARMARFLNARQSREIVFTKNVTEAINLVAGSWGRANLGAGDAVLLTEMEHHANLVPWLMLAQERGIQLRYLPVTDDGLLDLSDLERLVDGVKLVGVTCMSNVLGTINPVREIADAAHAAGALCLADAAQLVPHMATDVQALGVDFLGFTGHKMLGPTGIGGLWARADLLEEMPPFLGGGEMISDVRLDGFSTNEIPWKFEAGTPPIAEAVGLGVAVEYLENLGMDAVRAHEIELTTYALETLRERHDDLVIYGPHDAAGRGGVLSMQLADIHAHDLSQVLDQSGVCVRAGHHCAKPLMRRFGVSATARASLYIYNDRSDVDELSEALAEARKFFA; encoded by the coding sequence GTGACCTCCATCGACGTCGCCGCCGTCAAGGCCGACTTCCCGATCCTCGGCCGCGAGGTCAACGGCCACCGCCTGGTCTACCTCGACTCGGCGTCCAGCTCGCAGAAGCCCCGCCCGGTCGTCGACGCCATGACCCGCTACTACGAGACGACCCACGCCAACGTGCACCGGGGCGTCTACACGATCGCCGAGGAGGCCACCCGTCTGTTCGAGGAGGGGCGGGCCCGCATGGCCCGGTTCCTCAACGCCCGTCAGTCCCGCGAGATCGTCTTCACCAAGAACGTTACCGAGGCCATCAACCTCGTGGCGGGCAGCTGGGGCCGGGCCAACCTCGGTGCCGGTGACGCCGTGCTGCTGACCGAGATGGAGCATCACGCCAACCTCGTCCCGTGGCTGATGCTGGCCCAGGAGCGCGGCATCCAGCTGCGCTACCTGCCGGTCACCGACGACGGGCTGCTCGATCTCAGCGACCTCGAGCGGTTGGTCGACGGCGTCAAGCTGGTCGGGGTCACGTGCATGTCGAACGTGCTCGGGACCATCAACCCGGTACGCGAGATCGCCGACGCCGCCCACGCCGCCGGCGCCCTGTGCCTGGCCGACGCCGCCCAGCTCGTCCCCCACATGGCCACGGACGTGCAGGCCCTCGGCGTCGATTTCCTCGGCTTCACCGGCCACAAGATGCTCGGCCCGACCGGCATCGGCGGGCTGTGGGCCCGCGCCGACCTGCTGGAGGAGATGCCCCCGTTCCTGGGGGGCGGGGAGATGATCAGCGACGTGCGCCTCGACGGGTTCTCCACCAACGAGATCCCGTGGAAGTTCGAGGCGGGCACACCTCCGATCGCCGAGGCCGTCGGTCTGGGCGTGGCCGTCGAGTACCTCGAGAACCTGGGTATGGACGCCGTGCGCGCCCACGAGATCGAGCTCACCACGTACGCCCTGGAGACGCTGCGGGAGCGCCACGACGACCTGGTGATCTACGGCCCCCACGACGCCGCCGGCCGGGGCGGCGTGCTCTCCATGCAGCTGGCCGACATCCACGCCCACGACCTGTCCCAGGTGCTCGACCAGTCCGGCGTGTGCGTGCGGGCGGGGCACCACTGCGCCAAGCCGCTCATGCGCCGCTTCGGCGTCAGCGCCACGGCGCGGGCGTCGCTGTACATCTACAACGACCGTTCCGATGTCGACGAGCTGTCCGAGGCCCTGGCGGAGGCCCGGAAGTTCTTCGCCTGA
- a CDS encoding SUF system NifU family Fe-S cluster assembly protein, which translates to MPGLEDLYREIILDHYRNPRNRGELPVPPAERFEGFNPLCGDEIILFLEVRDGRVEDLRIAGQGCSISQSSASMMSGAVKGKTVDEARALIRAFKSMMSIHEARLDSDGEPEDGGADGSAAGSGETPPLGDLEALQGVVKFPVRIKCATLSWNTLDQGLTAAEAGAG; encoded by the coding sequence ATGCCGGGACTCGAAGACCTGTACCGAGAGATCATCCTCGACCACTACCGCAACCCCCGCAACCGCGGGGAGCTGCCGGTGCCGCCGGCCGAGCGCTTCGAGGGCTTCAACCCCCTGTGCGGGGACGAGATCATCCTGTTCCTCGAGGTGCGGGACGGGCGGGTCGAGGATCTGCGCATCGCCGGCCAGGGCTGCTCGATCAGCCAGTCGTCGGCGTCGATGATGTCCGGCGCCGTCAAGGGCAAGACCGTGGACGAGGCCCGGGCCCTGATCCGGGCGTTCAAGTCCATGATGTCGATCCACGAGGCCCGCCTCGACTCCGATGGTGAGCCCGAGGACGGCGGTGCCGACGGGTCAGCGGCCGGCTCGGGGGAGACCCCGCCCCTCGGCGACCTCGAGGCCCTGCAGGGAGTGGTGAAGTTCCCCGTGCGGATCAAGTGCGCCACGCTGTCGTGGAACACCCTGGACCAGGGACTTACGGCGGCCGAGGCCGGCGCCGGCTAG
- a CDS encoding alpha/beta hydrolase: protein MTAVSAELLPTRVGKVQVRRGGTGSPLVYLHSAMGEGEGLALFDALAGSFALVAPVFPGFGESEGIEQIDDMEDATFHLLDVLDTLGLDAPAVVGTSLGGWMAAELATRYPDRVGRLVLVNPAGLYIQGAEIKDIFGRGPDEMAEDLFADQSQPMAVMMKAFAQMDQADVTFEMVAPQYQMLAAVARLGWDPYLHDPKLRKRLHRVTAPTLVVRGAQDTLIPAAHAETYVSEIPGARLETVEGAAHLLPIEKPAELAALVGSFCA, encoded by the coding sequence GTGACGGCGGTCAGCGCCGAGCTGCTGCCCACCCGGGTGGGCAAGGTGCAGGTCCGCCGCGGCGGGACGGGCTCGCCTCTGGTCTACCTGCACTCGGCCATGGGGGAGGGTGAGGGGCTGGCCCTCTTCGATGCCCTGGCGGGCTCGTTCGCCCTGGTGGCCCCGGTGTTCCCGGGCTTCGGGGAGTCCGAGGGCATCGAGCAGATCGACGACATGGAGGACGCCACCTTCCACCTCCTCGACGTCCTCGACACCCTGGGGCTCGACGCGCCGGCGGTGGTCGGGACGTCGCTCGGGGGCTGGATGGCGGCGGAGCTGGCGACGCGGTACCCCGACCGGGTCGGCCGCCTGGTCCTGGTGAACCCGGCCGGGCTGTACATCCAGGGTGCCGAGATCAAGGACATCTTCGGGCGGGGTCCCGACGAGATGGCGGAGGACCTCTTCGCCGACCAGTCCCAGCCGATGGCGGTGATGATGAAGGCCTTCGCCCAGATGGACCAGGCCGACGTCACCTTCGAGATGGTGGCGCCGCAGTACCAGATGCTCGCCGCCGTGGCCCGGCTGGGTTGGGATCCGTACCTGCACGACCCCAAGCTGCGCAAGCGGCTGCACCGGGTCACCGCTCCGACGCTGGTCGTGCGGGGTGCGCAGGACACGCTGATCCCCGCCGCCCACGCCGAGACCTACGTGTCGGAGATCCCGGGGGCCCGCCTGGAGACCGTGGAGGGAGCCGCCCACCTCCTGCCGATAGAGAAGCCGGCCGAGCTGGCCGCGCTCGTCGGGTCCTTCTGCGCCTAG
- a CDS encoding LLM class flavin-dependent oxidoreductase — MRFFSFHLMPYPALPQDYDGPAWVTCPNAFFDPAVGTQVYNRYIDELVAAEDLGFDGVCVNEHHQNAYGIMPSPNLIASILARLTSRVRIAVVGNALPLYDPPTRVAEEFAMIDNISGGRLIAGFVVGGGPEYYSFSINPAHARERFQEAHDVIMKAWTEDGPSEFIGRHYRLRFVNTWPKPVQKPHPEVWIPGAGSLETMEFVARHHYAYMGIPYFHIDVFDRQFRLFREACEKEGYTYDPAQAGWLTPIYVAETDEQARREFEEHWWYFVKRLLPGIDIQPPGYTTLRSIENIMKGRGTFALNLDTWEQTVEGQYAIVGSPETVYEQLEANLTRLGTGNLLGLFQLGTLPADATRRNLELFAREVMPRLRQRFPEGQPMLARSAA; from the coding sequence GTGCGCTTCTTCAGCTTCCATCTGATGCCCTACCCGGCGTTGCCGCAGGACTACGACGGCCCGGCGTGGGTGACCTGCCCCAACGCCTTCTTCGATCCCGCCGTCGGCACCCAGGTCTACAACCGGTACATCGACGAGCTCGTCGCCGCCGAGGACCTGGGCTTCGACGGCGTCTGCGTGAACGAGCACCACCAGAACGCCTACGGGATCATGCCCTCGCCGAACCTGATCGCGTCGATCCTGGCCCGGCTGACGTCACGGGTGCGGATCGCGGTGGTGGGCAACGCCCTTCCGCTCTACGACCCCCCGACCCGGGTGGCGGAGGAGTTCGCCATGATCGACAACATCTCCGGGGGCCGGCTGATCGCCGGCTTCGTGGTGGGCGGGGGTCCCGAGTACTACTCGTTCTCGATCAACCCGGCCCACGCCCGGGAGCGGTTCCAGGAGGCCCACGACGTGATCATGAAGGCGTGGACCGAGGACGGCCCCTCCGAGTTCATCGGCCGCCACTACCGGCTGCGCTTCGTCAACACCTGGCCCAAGCCCGTGCAGAAGCCCCACCCCGAGGTGTGGATCCCGGGTGCCGGCTCGTTGGAGACCATGGAGTTCGTGGCGCGCCACCACTACGCCTACATGGGCATCCCCTACTTCCACATCGACGTCTTCGACCGGCAGTTCCGCCTGTTCCGCGAGGCGTGCGAGAAGGAGGGCTACACCTACGACCCGGCGCAGGCGGGCTGGCTGACCCCGATCTACGTGGCCGAGACCGACGAACAGGCCCGCCGGGAGTTCGAGGAGCACTGGTGGTACTTCGTCAAGCGGCTGCTGCCCGGCATCGACATCCAGCCGCCGGGCTACACGACGCTGCGCTCGATCGAGAACATCATGAAGGGACGGGGCACGTTTGCCCTCAACCTGGACACGTGGGAGCAGACCGTCGAGGGGCAGTACGCCATCGTCGGGTCCCCCGAGACGGTGTACGAGCAGCTGGAGGCCAATCTCACCCGGCTCGGCACGGGGAACCTGCTCGGCCTGTTCCAGCTGGGCACGCTCCCGGCCGACGCCACCCGGCGCAATCTCGAGCTGTTCGCCCGCGAGGTGATGCCCCGGCTGCGCCAGCGCTTCCCGGAGGGCCAGCCCATGCTGGCCCGGAGCGCGGCGTGA
- the sufC gene encoding Fe-S cluster assembly ATPase SufC has translation MSVLRVEGLRAGVASREILRGIDLEVHSGQVHAVMGPNGSGKSTLAHVLMGRPGYRVTGGSVTIDGVELLDLPTWKRAQAGLFLALQYPVEVPGVGLADALEAALAARSPGGNGSADGAGAGGTGGPGAVGAVGARLAEEAARVGQSEAMLVRGLNVDMSGGEKKRFETVQLGVLRPRFAVLDEIDSGLDVDALRLVSRRVAAATTEFDLGVLAITHYSRLLTELVPGTVHVLSQGRIVDTGGPELATELERTGYAGYGGEPDPR, from the coding sequence GTGAGTGTGCTGCGAGTCGAGGGGCTCCGGGCCGGGGTGGCGAGCCGGGAGATCCTGCGGGGCATCGACCTCGAGGTGCACAGCGGCCAGGTCCACGCCGTGATGGGCCCCAACGGATCCGGGAAGAGCACCCTGGCCCACGTGCTCATGGGCCGCCCCGGCTACCGGGTGACCGGGGGCAGCGTGACCATCGACGGCGTGGAGCTGCTGGATCTGCCGACGTGGAAGCGGGCCCAGGCCGGGCTGTTCCTGGCCCTGCAGTACCCGGTCGAGGTGCCGGGGGTGGGGCTGGCCGACGCCCTGGAGGCGGCCCTGGCCGCCCGGTCCCCGGGGGGCAACGGCTCGGCTGACGGGGCCGGCGCCGGTGGGACCGGTGGGCCGGGGGCCGTCGGGGCCGTCGGGGCCCGGCTGGCCGAGGAGGCGGCCCGGGTCGGCCAGTCCGAGGCGATGCTGGTCCGCGGCCTCAACGTGGACATGTCCGGCGGCGAGAAGAAGCGCTTCGAGACCGTCCAGCTCGGCGTCCTCCGCCCCCGCTTCGCCGTCCTCGACGAGATCGACTCCGGTCTCGACGTCGACGCCCTCCGGCTGGTCTCCCGCCGGGTGGCGGCAGCGACGACCGAGTTCGATCTCGGGGTCCTGGCCATCACCCACTACAGCCGCCTGCTCACCGAGCTGGTCCCGGGAACCGTGCACGTCCTGTCGCAGGGCCGGATCGTCGACACCGGGGGGCCGGAGCTGGCCACCGAGCTGGAGCGGACGGGCTACGCCGGCTACGGGGGGGAGCCGGACCCCCGCTGA
- a CDS encoding non-heme iron oxygenase ferredoxin subunit, with protein MDPVRLCGVDEMEAGTAKRFDVAGHRVCLVRIEDDFYAIGDRCSHANFSLAEGEVYPEEREIECWKHGSTFSLLDGEPQSLPATKPVPVYTVAVKDGDVMVELP; from the coding sequence ATGGACCCCGTCCGTCTGTGCGGCGTCGACGAGATGGAGGCGGGGACCGCCAAGCGGTTCGACGTGGCCGGACACCGCGTCTGCCTGGTGCGGATCGAGGACGACTTCTACGCCATCGGGGACCGGTGCAGCCACGCCAACTTCTCGCTGGCGGAGGGGGAGGTCTATCCCGAGGAGCGGGAGATCGAGTGCTGGAAGCACGGCAGCACCTTCTCCCTCCTGGACGGAGAGCCCCAGTCGCTGCCGGCCACCAAGCCGGTGCCGGTGTACACCGTCGCGGTCAAGGACGGCGACGTGATGGTGGAGCTGCCGTGA